In Scylla paramamosain isolate STU-SP2022 chromosome 19, ASM3559412v1, whole genome shotgun sequence, a single genomic region encodes these proteins:
- the LOC135109845 gene encoding E3 ubiquitin-protein ligase RNF25-like, whose amino-acid sequence MAASNEAITEEIEALQAIMLDEVMVLQGDGGVPTGVEVVVVPATAQNVKEQHVRVTLVISLPPEYPDASPSITLRNPRGVDDDVLEKIHQESRQRCEEYLGCPVIYELIEVVRDNLTANNTPSCPCAICLYHFTDTDTFTKTQCFHYFHSYCLGRYIANCEEEAAAEEEQPQPAWMAREKKQLMCPVCRDPIQKELNSEDLLLAAPPEEEENTMEFRADDPTLVALQQKMAQLYLKQKEKGGIIDLEEEKNKFLLSSNRVDFYEGFGGSLEEEASLSLPDSPVEAPVEDQPPIAPAPPAARRGSRPTQPRHQGHKTQGGYGRQPWRNTDHGGDGRHWASNRGGRGNSGGRGRGAGRGGTHGSSRIIPEHKEYSTTGLKNSCMIDNNLGSKSHGRHDEGKYENGSIYHHGDNRAEVCFGARGGGGSGGSKRGSKGPGSRQRYGPGRGRGRGPPANFTPSAQRHSAQDWS is encoded by the exons ATGGCCGCCAGCAACGAAGC CATCACTGAGGAGATTGAGGCGCTGCAGGCCATCATGCTGGACGAGGTCATGGTGCTCCAAGGGGATGG AGGAGTGCCAAcaggggtggaggtggtggtggtgccagctACAGCCCAAAATGTCAAAGAACAGCATGTGCGTGTCACTCTGGTCATCTCGCTGCCCCCTGAGTACCCTGATGCATCACCCAGCATCACCCTGAG AAACCCTCGTGGTGTGGATGACGATGTGCTGGAGAAGATCCACCAGGAGAGTCGTCAGCGGTGTGAGGAGTACCTGGGCTGTCCTGTCATCTATGAGTTGATAGAG GTGGTGCGTGACAACCTGACTGCCAACAACACCCCAAGCTGCCCATGTGCCATCTGCCTGTACCACTTCACTGACACGGACACCTTCACCAAGACTCAGTGCTTCCACTACTTCCACTCCTACTGCCTTGGAAG GTACATTGCAAACTGTGAGGAAGAGGCTGCTGCAGAGGAGGAGCAGCCGCAGCCCGCATGGATGGCCCGGGAGAAGAAGCAGCTCATGTGTCCTGTGTGTCGTGATCCCATTCAGAAGGAG CTCAACAGTGAGGACTTGCTGCTGGCTGCCCcacctgaggaagaggagaacaccATGGAGTTCCGAGCAGATGACCCAACCCTGGTGGCTCTACAGCAGAAGATGGCACAGCTGTACCTCaagcagaaggaaaagggaggcatCATTGacttagaggaagagaagaacaagttTCTGTTGTCATCTAATAGG GTGGACTTCTATGAGGGCTTTGGGggcagcctggaggaggaggcgagtcTCAGCCTTCCAGACTCCCCCGTGGAGGCCCCGGTGGAGGACCAGCCGCCCATTGCCCCTGCCCCTCCCGCTGCCCGGCGAGGCAGCCGCCCCACCCAGCCCCGACACCAGGGGCACAAGACACAGGGAGGCTACGGCCGGCAGCCCTGGAGGAACACAGACCATGGGGGTGATGGGCGGCACTGGGCTAGCAACCGAGGAGGCCGAGGCAACAGTGGGGGCCGGGGGCGGGGTGCCGGACGGGGAGGAACGCACGGGTCCTCCAGGATCATCCCTGAACACAAAGAGTACAGCACTACAGGTCTGAAGAACTCCTGCATGATAGACAACAACCTGGGCAGCAAGAGCCATGGCCGCCACGATGAAGGCAAATATGAGAATGGCAGTATCTACCATCATGGTGACAACAGGGCTGAGGTGTGCTTTGGGGCACGTGGTGGGGGAGGCAGCGGGGGCAGCAAGAGGGGTTCCAAGGGGCCTGGCAGCAGGCAGCGGTATGGTCCTGGCAGGGGCAGGGGCCGTGGGCCTCCCGCCAACTTCACCCCATCAGCCCAGCGTCACTCTGCTCAAGACTGGAGTTGA